One genomic region from Spirulina subsalsa PCC 9445 encodes:
- a CDS encoding DUF3134 domain-containing protein has translation MQNPALRQEPRYEPASVIPLKRDGSLLDWLEKEGRLLPREPLEDVFEEEDSDEEIAELMDVDDRDFDDDDDDLIDLDE, from the coding sequence ATGCAAAACCCCGCATTACGCCAAGAACCCCGCTACGAACCCGCTTCTGTGATCCCCCTCAAGCGCGATGGTTCTCTCTTGGATTGGTTGGAAAAAGAAGGTCGTCTGTTACCTCGGGAACCCCTAGAGGATGTTTTTGAGGAAGAAGACAGCGATGAGGAAATTGCAGAATTGATGGATGTCGATGATCGGGACTTCGACGACGATGATGATGATTTGATTGATCTCGACGAGTAA
- a CDS encoding sigma-70 family RNA polymerase sigma factor, producing the protein MLTSAASLQTRGLELLMAYAKNPSLELRNQLVRLNLGLVRKVAHQMREQCNEPYEDLEQTGYLGLIRAIERFDIQQGYAFSSFALPYIRGAMLHYLRDKANTVRIPRRWQELYSRGRKQQKQLTACLGHTPSDHELAQSLGVSLEEWRDCKAAAKQCNLVSLDAHLTASSESPLTLADILPDGDEFSRRQQQEDRINIQSALSQLDHKEKLAIELVFLQEYSRREAAQAIGISPMTVTRYVNKGMKHLESLLTPSQVAC; encoded by the coding sequence ATGTTAACTTCTGCTGCATCTCTCCAAACTCGTGGACTTGAATTATTGATGGCTTACGCCAAAAATCCGTCATTAGAGTTACGAAATCAATTAGTCCGACTAAATTTAGGGTTAGTGCGGAAAGTAGCCCATCAGATGAGGGAGCAATGCAATGAACCCTACGAAGATTTAGAACAAACAGGTTACTTAGGCTTAATTCGAGCCATTGAACGGTTTGATATTCAACAAGGTTATGCCTTTAGTTCCTTTGCCCTGCCCTATATTCGAGGAGCGATGCTGCACTACTTACGAGATAAAGCCAACACCGTGAGGATTCCTCGTCGTTGGCAAGAGTTATATTCTCGGGGGAGAAAGCAGCAGAAGCAGTTAACCGCTTGTTTAGGTCATACACCGAGCGATCACGAACTCGCACAATCATTAGGCGTTTCCCTAGAAGAATGGCGAGATTGTAAGGCCGCCGCCAAACAATGTAACCTAGTCAGTCTAGACGCTCATCTGACCGCTTCGAGTGAGTCTCCCCTCACCCTCGCCGACATTTTGCCCGATGGTGACGAGTTTTCCCGTCGTCAACAACAAGAAGATCGTATCAATATCCAAAGTGCCTTAAGTCAATTAGACCACAAAGAAAAACTCGCCATTGAATTAGTCTTTCTACAAGAATACTCCCGTCGCGAGGCCGCCCAAGCCATTGGTATTAGTCCCATGACAGTCACTCGTTATGTGAACAAAGGGATGAAACACTTAGAGTCACTGCTCACCCCTTCACAGGTGGCGTGTTAA
- the mraY gene encoding phospho-N-acetylmuramoyl-pentapeptide-transferase, giving the protein MEAKLLSRKILTKPSGQQLLGLLALVLTGFVLLCDGVLGLLTHQTIGLTLPFALSAIASASLGFWVIPLLRKLKAAQVFQEDGPQSHLKKVGTPTMGGIFFVPVAVAIALIFSGFSANVLAVSLITLFYGLVGWLDDWQILRLKSNKGISPRAKLLFQFAGAIVFCLWMTFTQPNSITTVALPFGVAIPFGIFFWFLAVFVFAAESNATNITDGVDGLAGGTGAIALLGLAALIAPNSPDLAIFCASLSGGCLGFVFHNRNPAKVFMGDTGSLALGGALAAVGLLSQHLWGLFLLSGLFFVESLSVLAQVGYYKATKGPDGVGKRLFKMAPLHHHLEITGWQETQIVGAFYVLSCCLVLLTLILR; this is encoded by the coding sequence GTGGAAGCTAAATTATTATCGCGCAAGATTCTAACCAAGCCTTCAGGGCAACAGTTACTAGGGTTATTAGCCCTCGTCTTAACGGGGTTTGTTCTGCTCTGTGATGGCGTTTTAGGACTGTTAACCCATCAAACCATCGGATTAACCCTGCCTTTTGCCCTCAGTGCGATCGCCAGCGCCAGTCTAGGATTTTGGGTGATCCCCCTCCTGAGAAAACTAAAAGCCGCCCAAGTGTTCCAAGAAGATGGCCCCCAAAGCCATTTGAAAAAGGTGGGAACCCCGACGATGGGCGGTATTTTCTTTGTTCCTGTGGCCGTTGCGATCGCCCTCATTTTCTCCGGGTTTAGTGCCAATGTCCTCGCCGTTTCCCTGATTACCCTATTTTACGGCTTAGTAGGCTGGTTAGACGACTGGCAAATTCTCCGCCTCAAGTCCAATAAAGGCATCTCACCCCGGGCAAAACTGCTCTTTCAATTTGCCGGAGCCATCGTCTTTTGTCTCTGGATGACCTTCACCCAACCCAACAGTATAACCACCGTTGCCTTACCCTTTGGGGTAGCCATTCCCTTTGGCATTTTCTTCTGGTTTTTAGCCGTGTTCGTCTTTGCCGCCGAAAGTAACGCCACCAATATTACAGACGGAGTAGACGGACTCGCTGGGGGAACAGGTGCGATCGCCCTCCTCGGACTCGCCGCCCTTATTGCCCCCAATTCCCCCGATTTAGCCATCTTCTGCGCCTCCCTGAGTGGGGGTTGTCTGGGGTTTGTGTTCCACAACCGCAACCCCGCTAAAGTCTTCATGGGCGACACCGGATCCCTAGCCCTAGGGGGTGCCTTAGCCGCCGTTGGACTCCTTTCCCAGCATCTTTGGGGCTTATTCCTCCTCAGTGGCTTATTTTTCGTCGAATCCCTCTCCGTCTTAGCTCAAGTGGGGTATTACAAAGCCACCAAAGGCCCCGATGGTGTAGGGAAGCGCCTCTTTAAAATGGCTCCCCTTCACCACCATTTAGAAATCACAGGCTGGCAGGAAACCCAAATTGTCGGAGCCTTCTATGTCCTGAGTTGTTGTCTCGTCTTACTGACGCTTATCCTGCGTTAA
- the cysE gene encoding serine O-acetyltransferase, which produces MLSTLIADFKIIFERDPAARNGLEVLFCYPGLQALLLHRVAHWLWNLGLPFIPRLLSHISRFFTGIEIHPGATIGEGVFIDHGMGVVIGETAIVGDYCLIYQGVTLGGTGKESGKRHPTLGENVVVGAGAKVLGNLLIGNNVRIGAGSVVLRDVPSDCTVVGVPGRVLYRSGVRVDPLEHGRLPDSEATVIRALVDRIEGLEQQIQALQEQQNQDRVLVGVATQGIQGLERSYCRVGDRELQEFFDGAGI; this is translated from the coding sequence ATGCTCTCGACCCTAATTGCTGACTTTAAAATCATCTTCGAGCGAGATCCGGCGGCTCGCAACGGGTTAGAAGTTCTCTTTTGCTATCCCGGTTTGCAGGCGCTGCTCTTGCATCGCGTCGCCCATTGGTTATGGAATCTTGGCCTCCCGTTTATTCCCCGTCTTCTGTCTCATATCAGTCGCTTTTTTACAGGGATTGAAATTCATCCGGGTGCCACCATTGGAGAGGGCGTGTTTATTGATCATGGCATGGGTGTTGTGATCGGTGAAACAGCGATTGTGGGGGATTACTGTTTGATTTATCAAGGTGTGACTCTGGGGGGGACAGGGAAGGAAAGCGGCAAACGCCACCCTACCCTCGGGGAAAATGTGGTAGTCGGTGCCGGAGCAAAGGTTTTAGGGAATTTGTTGATTGGGAATAATGTCCGCATTGGTGCGGGTTCCGTTGTGCTGCGGGATGTTCCCTCGGATTGTACGGTGGTGGGTGTACCGGGACGGGTGTTATATCGTTCTGGTGTGCGGGTTGACCCTTTAGAACATGGTCGTTTGCCGGATTCTGAAGCGACGGTGATTCGCGCTTTAGTAGACCGGATTGAGGGGTTAGAACAACAGATCCAAGCTCTCCAAGAACAACAAAATCAAGATCGGGTTTTGGTGGGGGTTGCTACCCAAGGCATTCAAGGGTTGGAACGTTCCTATTGTCGGGTGGGCGATCGCGAGTTACAAGAATTTTTTGACGGCGCCGGGATCTAA
- a CDS encoding PAP/fibrillin family protein, protein MTQKAKLLSAIAGKNRGLLARELDKVEILGAIAELEDLNPTPKPLEATSLLDGNWRLLYTTSKELLGLDRFPLFQLGQIHQCIRTETKRIYNIAEVVGVPFLEGFICVSALFEPISERRVNVKFERLVVGLQRLVSYKSSQDFIKQLEAGKRFFPTDLSIENRDRQGWLDITYLDENLRIGRGNEGSIFVLTRDDQG, encoded by the coding sequence ATGACCCAGAAAGCTAAACTTTTAAGCGCGATCGCCGGGAAAAATCGCGGTCTGCTGGCTCGGGAATTGGATAAAGTGGAAATTCTGGGGGCGATCGCAGAATTAGAAGACTTAAACCCCACCCCCAAACCCCTCGAAGCCACTTCCTTATTAGATGGCAACTGGCGACTCCTCTACACCACCAGCAAGGAGCTTTTAGGATTGGATCGGTTTCCCTTGTTTCAGTTGGGGCAAATTCACCAATGTATCCGCACGGAAACTAAGCGCATTTACAACATAGCGGAGGTGGTTGGCGTACCTTTTTTAGAGGGGTTTATTTGTGTGTCCGCGCTGTTTGAACCCATTTCTGAACGACGGGTTAATGTGAAATTTGAACGCTTAGTCGTGGGATTACAACGTTTAGTGAGTTACAAATCTTCTCAGGATTTTATTAAGCAGTTGGAAGCTGGAAAACGCTTTTTCCCAACGGATCTTTCCATTGAAAATCGCGACCGTCAAGGCTGGTTAGATATTACTTATTTAGACGAAAACTTAAGGATTGGACGGGGCAATGAGGGCAGTATTTTTGTGTTGACCAGAGATGATCAAGGCTAA
- a CDS encoding ribulose bisphosphate carboxylase small subunit, translating to MKTLPKEKRYETLSYLPPLTDQQVAKQIEYMLEQGFIPAVEFEEDPSPADHHWTLWKLPLFSANSAQEVLNEVRECRQEYPNSYVRVIGFDNIKQCQTMSFIVYKPGMSRY from the coding sequence ATGAAGACATTACCTAAAGAGAAACGTTACGAAACTCTGTCTTATTTACCTCCTTTGACCGATCAGCAAGTGGCCAAGCAGATCGAGTATATGCTGGAACAAGGCTTTATCCCGGCGGTGGAATTTGAAGAAGATCCCAGCCCGGCGGATCACCACTGGACCCTGTGGAAACTGCCTCTGTTCTCTGCGAACTCTGCTCAAGAAGTGCTCAACGAAGTGCGGGAGTGTCGTCAAGAGTATCCTAACAGCTATGTGCGTGTGATTGGCTTTGACAATATTAAACAATGCCAAACCATGAGTTTCATTGTTTACAAGCCCGGAATGAGCCGTTACTAA
- a CDS encoding ABC transporter ATP-binding protein: protein MSPLLQVSNLETRFYTRGGVVQAVNDISFTVNKGETLGIVGESGSGKSISMLSMLRLIPSPPGKVTGGQVWFEGRDLLQLTDRQMRGVRGNEISMIFQDPMTSLNPVLRVERQLTEGMRRHLGVNEEEARERAIALLTQVGIAGARERIRYYPHQFSGGMRQRVMIAMGLACHPKLLIADEPTTALDVTIQAQIVELVKQLKQDLEMAVIWITHDLSLLAGLADRIMVMYAGQIVEIAPLRRLYQNPQHPYTRGLLASIPRLDDPKDPENPQPLSTIEGLPPDLTDYPPGCPFAPRCQFALPQCQQENPTLRTVEEEHQVACWVEF from the coding sequence ATGTCTCCCTTATTGCAAGTCTCGAATTTAGAAACGCGCTTTTATACTCGTGGGGGTGTCGTTCAAGCGGTGAATGACATCTCATTCACGGTCAATAAAGGGGAGACGCTGGGGATTGTGGGGGAGTCAGGATCGGGTAAAAGTATCTCAATGTTGTCCATGCTGCGCTTGATTCCCTCTCCTCCGGGGAAGGTGACGGGGGGCCAGGTGTGGTTTGAAGGACGGGATCTCTTGCAGTTGACGGATCGGCAAATGCGAGGGGTGCGGGGGAATGAAATCTCAATGATTTTTCAAGATCCTATGACTTCCCTCAATCCCGTGTTGCGGGTGGAACGACAACTGACGGAGGGAATGCGGCGACATTTGGGGGTTAATGAGGAGGAAGCACGGGAGAGGGCGATCGCACTTTTAACGCAAGTGGGGATTGCCGGAGCGCGAGAACGAATCCGCTACTACCCCCATCAGTTCTCCGGGGGGATGCGACAACGGGTGATGATTGCAATGGGGTTAGCTTGTCACCCCAAGTTACTCATCGCCGACGAACCCACCACCGCCCTTGATGTGACGATACAAGCACAGATTGTCGAATTAGTCAAGCAATTAAAGCAGGATCTAGAGATGGCGGTGATTTGGATTACCCACGATTTATCGCTCTTGGCGGGATTAGCGGATCGGATTATGGTCATGTATGCAGGGCAAATTGTGGAAATTGCGCCCTTGCGTCGTCTCTATCAAAACCCCCAACATCCCTACACAAGGGGATTATTAGCCAGTATTCCCCGCTTAGATGACCCGAAAGATCCCGAAAATCCCCAGCCGTTGTCAACGATTGAAGGTTTACCCCCAGATTTAACTGATTATCCCCCGGGCTGTCCTTTTGCGCCCCGTTGTCAGTTTGCCCTTCCTCAATGCCAACAAGAAAATCCTACATTACGAACCGTCGAGGAGGAGCATCAAGTAGCCTGTTGGGTAGAGTTTTAA
- a CDS encoding Bax inhibitor-1 family protein, with product MANSSNFLETAKAARSKALVGPNVISNALPYLGGGLVLTAVGVYGGLGVLQSYPSIFFPTFFAAMVVELILFFVARGVAEKGNNSVALPLLTTYSLLSGYTLSGLIAYALGTSGVGFRGIAIAALGCGVAFIAGRRIGSNLSEEDGFALGKTISIALIALLVVLVGQLGFALFGVGTPTFLEVGISAAGVFIFAGASVLDFFILPRAYRDEQYLSAALSMYLTYINLFIFLLRLIIALNGRD from the coding sequence ATGGCTAATAGTAGTAATTTCCTAGAAACCGCAAAAGCGGCACGCAGTAAAGCCCTGGTTGGGCCGAATGTGATCTCTAATGCTTTGCCCTATTTAGGGGGTGGTTTAGTTTTAACTGCCGTAGGCGTTTATGGTGGGTTGGGGGTTTTACAAAGTTACCCCAGTATTTTCTTCCCCACCTTTTTTGCGGCTATGGTCGTGGAATTGATTCTATTTTTTGTGGCGCGGGGTGTAGCAGAGAAGGGGAATAACTCTGTTGCTTTGCCTTTGCTGACTACTTATAGCCTGTTATCGGGCTATACTTTGAGTGGTTTAATCGCCTATGCTTTAGGGACTTCTGGTGTTGGATTCCGGGGAATTGCGATCGCCGCCTTGGGTTGCGGGGTTGCCTTCATTGCCGGACGCCGCATCGGTTCCAACCTCTCAGAAGAAGATGGTTTTGCCCTGGGCAAGACGATTAGTATTGCCCTGATTGCCCTATTGGTGGTCTTGGTGGGTCAACTGGGTTTTGCCCTGTTTGGTGTAGGGACTCCCACTTTCTTGGAAGTTGGCATCTCTGCGGCCGGGGTGTTCATTTTTGCCGGGGCCTCGGTGTTAGACTTCTTTATTCTGCCCCGTGCCTATCGTGACGAGCAATACCTGTCTGCGGCACTGTCGATGTATTTGACCTACATCAACCTGTTTATCTTCCTTCTACGGCTAATTATTGCCCTCAATGGTCGTGATTAG
- a CDS encoding ABC transporter permease, protein MDASFIALDWLDIALALGLMGLVVVLSLWQGLTLAGQWVMATGRTILQLLVAGYWLTLIFAINQPWAVLLAIGVMVTIAAIVARNRISKKIKNLLPLLWVSLGASNAITLAYVIVVIIQPPTWYSPQYLIPLTGMVLGNGMNAATLAGERLVSRLKESPGEIETYLSLGATPQQAIASYRKAAMQAGLIPIINQMMVVGLVSLPGMLTGQVLSGIDPLTAALYQILIMIMIAFGNLVAVILVTQGIARSFFNSAAQFVNH, encoded by the coding sequence ATGGATGCTTCTTTTATTGCTTTGGATTGGCTCGATATTGCCTTAGCTTTGGGACTGATGGGTTTAGTGGTGGTGTTGTCTCTTTGGCAAGGGTTAACACTGGCTGGGCAATGGGTAATGGCAACGGGGCGGACTATTTTGCAATTGTTGGTAGCGGGGTATTGGTTGACCTTGATTTTTGCCATAAACCAACCTTGGGCGGTTTTGTTGGCAATTGGGGTCATGGTGACAATTGCCGCGATTGTAGCCCGCAATCGTATTAGCAAGAAGATTAAAAACCTGTTGCCCTTGTTGTGGGTATCCTTGGGGGCGAGTAATGCTATCACTTTAGCCTATGTGATTGTGGTGATTATTCAACCCCCAACGTGGTACAGTCCCCAGTATTTAATTCCCTTAACGGGGATGGTGTTGGGCAATGGCATGAATGCGGCAACTTTGGCGGGGGAACGTTTGGTGAGTCGCTTAAAAGAGAGTCCGGGGGAGATTGAAACCTATCTCAGTTTGGGGGCAACTCCTCAACAGGCGATCGCATCTTATCGGAAAGCGGCCATGCAGGCGGGACTGATTCCTATTATCAATCAAATGATGGTTGTGGGTTTGGTCAGTTTGCCGGGGATGCTCACAGGTCAAGTTTTGAGCGGGATTGACCCCCTCACGGCGGCACTCTATCAGATTTTGATTATGATTATGATTGCCTTTGGGAACTTAGTTGCGGTGATTCTGGTGACTCAAGGCATTGCTCGGAGTTTTTTTAATAGTGCCGCTCAATTTGTTAATCATTAG
- a CDS encoding DegT/DnrJ/EryC1/StrS family aminotransferase: protein MNNIPPLDLTRQYQQIDSEVSTQVLEILRSGRYIGGATVSDFEQAFAQYTGTQYAVGCNSGTDALYLALRVLNIGAGDEVITSPFTFIATAEVISLVGAKPVFVDIDPESYNLDVSQVEAAITERTKAIIPVHLFGRPVVMDALMAIAQRHNLLVIEDCAQATGAEWQGQKVGSIGHLGCFSFFPTKNLGACGDGGAITTNDPNLAAQLRMLREHGSKERYIHELIGVNSRLDALQAAILTIKLSHLDQWNEGRSRVAERYHQLLSPLDTLALPSNPDQGKAVWNQYSIRILTGERDNIRAKLAEQGISSMIYYPIPLHQQPVYQHLNYPPDSFPHSEQVARQILALPMFPELSPSEQERVANTLQSLVRSCASAPS, encoded by the coding sequence GTGAACAACATTCCGCCTCTTGATTTAACTCGACAGTATCAACAAATTGACTCAGAAGTAAGTACCCAAGTCCTAGAGATTTTGCGCTCGGGTCGCTACATCGGGGGGGCAACCGTCAGCGATTTTGAACAGGCCTTTGCCCAATATACCGGAACCCAATACGCCGTAGGCTGTAATTCCGGCACCGATGCCCTCTATTTAGCCTTGCGCGTCCTGAATATTGGCGCGGGGGATGAAGTGATCACCTCCCCCTTCACCTTCATTGCCACAGCAGAAGTGATTTCCTTGGTGGGGGCTAAACCCGTTTTTGTGGATATTGACCCCGAGAGTTATAACTTAGACGTGAGTCAAGTTGAGGCCGCCATTACCGAACGCACTAAAGCCATTATTCCCGTGCATTTATTTGGCCGTCCGGTGGTCATGGATGCTTTAATGGCGATCGCACAGCGCCACAACCTCCTTGTCATTGAAGACTGCGCCCAAGCCACCGGAGCCGAATGGCAAGGGCAAAAAGTGGGCAGTATCGGGCATTTAGGCTGTTTTAGCTTCTTCCCCACCAAAAACCTTGGGGCCTGTGGAGATGGGGGAGCCATCACCACCAACGACCCCAACCTAGCCGCCCAATTGCGGATGTTACGAGAACATGGCAGCAAAGAACGCTACATCCACGAATTAATCGGCGTGAATAGCCGTTTAGACGCGCTCCAAGCCGCCATCTTAACCATTAAGCTCTCCCACCTCGACCAGTGGAACGAAGGGCGTTCACGAGTGGCAGAACGCTATCACCAACTGCTTTCACCCCTCGATACCCTCGCCCTCCCCTCCAATCCCGACCAAGGGAAAGCCGTCTGGAATCAATACAGTATTCGGATTTTAACGGGAGAGCGGGACAACATCCGAGCCAAACTCGCTGAACAGGGCATTAGTAGCATGATTTACTATCCCATCCCCCTACACCAACAACCCGTTTATCAGCACTTAAACTATCCCCCCGATTCGTTCCCCCACTCCGAACAAGTCGCCCGCCAAATCCTCGCCCTGCCCATGTTCCCTGAACTCTCCCCCAGTGAACAGGAACGAGTCGCCAACACCCTACAATCCCTAGTTCGTAGTTGCGCTTCAGCGCCCAGTTAG